The Bemisia tabaci chromosome 5, PGI_BMITA_v3 genome includes a window with the following:
- the LOC109030856 gene encoding LOW QUALITY PROTEIN: neprilysin-11 (The sequence of the model RefSeq protein was modified relative to this genomic sequence to represent the inferred CDS: inserted 1 base in 1 codon), giving the protein MILLRYGCLLALLINVGCVPLFNLNTWERELDVNVCTTSQCQQSAALLVRSLNQSADPCEDFYQFACGGWVASHEVPKTRSHWNQFNVVDDKLNSQLKKILETDDPMDPEPVRSAHRMYEACMDTERIEAAGLNPLIKLLDEFGGWPMAMTDWDPTDFDWLKITLESIRRWSTMSLFYFYVYVDRKNSNQSVITVDQASVVLPRSMLVEPALYRTQIEAYKQWIAANALLMSRHTKQNVSVESAVIAADEVVALEMELAALTTPSEMRRNAFRMYQPMTLRTLQMWTDTASDTFRVDWARVVAHLFAETGLTFDLGERLIVREMDFLFHLFKLLERTPTRVLANYLHWRLVKTVSRDLNSEVSNLAFEFERVFTGAELDVPRWQDCVETVTSLMGFAVGYKYVKLHFDNEAKRTALQMVGIMEAAFLSQVDALTWMDEETRTATREKLLATTYFIGYPHWYHNESALVAFYQEVEVSRNHLENVELLKTVQFRQMVRNLRRPIDRLEWLTSPAIVNAYNNLQMNSVIFPAGILQPPFFQMDRTQALNYGSIGVVIGHEIMHGFDDMGRLNDKYGNLAQWWSEATIQTYLQKAQCFVDQYNSYRCPXLDDVLHTKATMNGVTTQGENIADNGGLRQAFLAYKAYVSIHGQEPRLPGLEQYSPEQLFFIAFATTWCESNTKESLLQEILSDPHSPHRLRVIGTLSNSEEFAKVFSCPANSPMNPTKKCSIM; this is encoded by the exons CTGCCCTGTTGGTGAGGAGTTTGAACCAGTCTGCGGACCCTTGCGAAGACTTCTACCAGTTTGCATGTGGTGGTTGGGTGGCCAGTCATGAAGTCCCCAAAACGCGGTCCCATTGGAATCAGTTCAATGTTGTTGACGATAAGCTCAATTCTCAGCTCAAAA aaattttagaaacaGATGATCCAATGGACCCTGAGCCTGTTAGATCAGCCCATCGGATGTACGAGGCCTGCATGGATACAG AAAGGATTGAAGCTGCAGGACTGAACCCGCTGATCAAACTATTGGACGAGTTTGGTGGATGGCCAATGGCCATGACGGACTGGGACCCTACGGATTTTGATTGGCTCAAAATCACCCTGGAATCAATCAGACGATGGTCAACTATGTCGCTCTTCTATTTCTACGTCTACGTGGAtaggaaaaattcaaatcaaagCGTTATCACG GTTGATCAAGCCTCAGTAGTCCTACCCCGCTCAATGCTCGTTGAGCCTGCACTCTACCGGACTCAAATTGAAGCTTATAAGCAATGGATTGCTGCCAACGCACTTTTAATGAGCAG GCACACGAAACAAAACGTATCGGTAGAGAGTGCTGTGATCGCCGCGGACGAGGTGGTGGCGCTGGAGATGGAGCTGGCGGCACTGACGACGCCGAGCGAGATGCGACGGAACGCGTTCCGGATGTACCAGCCGATGACACTGCGGACCCTGCAGATGTGGACGGACACGGCATCGGACACCTTCCGGGTGGACTGGGCCCGGGTGGTAGCCCACCTCTTCGCCGAGACCGGGCTCACCTTCGACCTCGGCGAGCGGCTCATCGTCCGCGAGATGGACTTCCTCTTCCACCTCTTCAAGCTCCTCGAGCGTACACCCACTCGTGTCCTCGCCAACTACCTCCACTGGCGACTCGTCAAGACCGTCAGCAGGGACCTCAACTCAGAG GTGTCGAACCTGGCGTTCGAGTTCGAGCGTGTGTTCACGGGCGCAGAGCTGGACGTGCCACGGTGGCAGGACTGCGTGGAGACGGTGACGTCATTGATGGGATTCGCCGTGGGCTACAAGTACGTCAAACTCCACTTCGACAACGAGGCTAAGCGGACCGCCCTCCAGATGGTGGGCATCATGGAGGCAGCCTTCCTCTCGCAGGTCGACGCTCTGACCTGGATGGACGAGGAAACGCGCACGGCTACACGTGAAAAACTCCTCGCCACCACTTACTTCATTGGCTACCCCCATTGGTACCACAACGAGTCGGCTCTCGTCGCCTTCTATCAGGAG GTGGAGGTGAGCCGGAACCACCTGGAGAACGTGGAGTTGCTGAAGACGGTGCAGTTCCGGCAGATGGTGCGGAACCTCCGGCGGCCGATCGACCGTCTCGAGTGGCTCACGAGCCCGGCCATCGTGAACGCCTACAACAACCTCCAGATGAACTCGGTCATCTTCCCGGCCGGGATCCTCCAGCCGCCCTTCTTCCAGATGGACCGCACCCAGGCCCTCAACTACGGGAGCATCGGCGTTGTCATCGGACACGAGATCATGCACGGCTTCGACGATATGG GTCGGCTGAACGACAAGTATGGGAACTTAGCCCAATGGTGGTCAGAAGCGACGATCCAGACGTATTTGCAGAAGGCACAGTGCTTCGTGGATCAGTACAACAGCTACCGGTGCC AACTGGATGATGTGCTTCACACAAAGGCGACGATGAACGGCGTGACGACACAGGGTGAGAACATCGCGGACAACGGGGGCCTCAGGCAAGCCTTCCTCGCGTACAAAGCCTACGTCAGCATCCACGGGCAGGAACCCCGGCTGCCCGGACTCGAGCAATATTCACCCGAGCAGCTCTTTTTCATCGCTTTCGCTACC ACGTGGTGTGAGAGCAACACGAAAGAATCCTTGCTTCAAGAAATCCTGAGTGATCCTCACAGTCCGCACAGGTTGCGGGTGATCGGAACTCTGTCAAATTCTGAGGAGTTTGCCAAAGTCTTTAGTTGCCCTGCGAATTCACCAATGAACCCGACTAAGAAGTGCTCAATAATGTGA